From the genome of Clavelina lepadiformis chromosome 2, kaClaLepa1.1, whole genome shotgun sequence:
acactttggaAAATTAGTACATCGTTTTAAGATGAAAATTAGCATACTGGTACATTTCAATCCACTGACTATCATAATTGTTGTTAGCTGTTCGTATTTTGCTAGTTTGGTAAACAGTGGCAAATAAAATGTCTACTTCTCCGGTCGCCGTTGActgaagtaaaaaaaaatgtgaattgcgTAACCAGTTAGCCATTTGCCGAAGTAGCTTCTTCCAAACTTAGTAATTGGCAGCCGATGAAGTAGACGCTGCCATACCAGCATAATAcaacaaaacgttttatttgcCAGTTCGCCGTAAAATTAACCAGTTATGATACTGAATTACTAAATCTCCGAAATCCAGATCTGGGCAAGTTCATATTACTGATTGCATTAAGCACAAACAATAGCCTGGCGAGCTTTGAGATTCgttttttcagttttcaatACTGGCTGATCCTGCATTccgatttcaaaaaaagagATGAAGACACTGTGCTCTTTTTTGTCCAACAAAGTGAATTTGCAGTCGCTATGATTGAGACGTGCATTAGCTTTGTGTCACGCAGAGATCTCACCGAGTTTACGTTGCTTGACCGTTGCTCATGCCGAAGATCTTCAGCATAACTAACAAGACCAAATGGTTATCCGTTTCTCCCTTGTTTAGACGAAAAAGAGTGCAACTTGtcctttttttgaaatcgcagTTGGCATAACGTCTTTGACGTATATGTAATGTACACCAAACTGACCCTCGGTGACGCATTGCATGGAATGCACCCTAGCATCCAAGTCGTCACAGGCAAAATAACACACCTTTTGACCTGTTTGAAAGGTCTGCATGATACACCGGAGATCTCCAGCATAACAAAGAAGCAAATATCGTTACGCCGCTGGCGTAAATATCAACTAAGCCAATAGTTGATAGCCTATCAATAGCCTTTCTGGCATGACATCACAAAATCATGTCACAAGAAACAAGCATACGAAAGTTGCAAGTGCAAATCATGGAGCCAACAGCTTTCCGATCGGCTTcattaaataaactaaaaattatGTTGGGCCTTGTTGCAGTGGAAAATAATTAGAATTTTAATATTGGCGTGGCATAAAACATagaatttaacttttttggtATAAATCTCCCTTTGCTAAAAAGCAAGCTTTTCATACTGGCCTTGAATGCGCcactgaagctcatgaaaagccGCAATGAGTGTGCCTATGCCAAACCCTGCAGTCTGGGTATTGTCCATTTGTATTTTGTGGCAGCTGCAAACCCgagataaattttaattacacTTTTTCCACGCTTGACTTTAAAAAAGCCTAATTTCATAGCCAATGAAACAGCCATTTACTGTAGCAGTTTGAATTTACTTTCTCATTTAAGAGAATCAATTGAGATTTATGGTATATACTTTGATGCTGCATAGACTTTGCATTTGTGGTGCCGTATTTGTTAATTCTGGTTGTGGCAAACGAGACGTTACACTATATCCTCTCTTTTGAAAAGCATGGTCACCAGCATTTTGCTGTTGAAAGGATTCCTGGCTGTATGTGTCAAGTTGATAAAAATGGCTGAATGATTATGATGAGATAAAGAGGAGTGGTTATGATGAGAGAGAAGTTGAGTGTTTAGTTTATTTGGGGTCTTCATTAGCAGTGATTTAGCTAGCATGTCACTACTATCCAAAGAAATGTAGGCAAGTCACATTTGAATAGACACTGTGTTGATAGAGTTCCagtgttaactgttatatacTTTTATACTGCGTAGACTTTGTGTTTTTGGTACCGTTTAAAATGAAGCGGCAAGCAAACTGCTACAATGCTTTGCACAAAACACGAAGTTAGGACACCATTGTACTGTAGCAGTGATAGCAAGCGTTTAGAATCATCCAAACATGACGTATAGGCAGGGTCATAAGCgccgaagtttacaaaatgtagggTGGAAAAGTTAATGGATTCATATGTTTGGGAATTCCCCGTGTCAAGGaatgttgtaaaaacacaaaataagataaaatatacttctaatcaacgttatttgcgaCAACAGCCATGGTACAAGTTTTTGcttgttataaaatttctagacttgttggttatgctaacctaccatttatagcacaattttatttctattcatGTCTTAGTGCTTTGCCACTTTCTTCTGCCTATGGATAGCTGGGagcatgttttttgttctaCCATACGTCCTACTTTTAGTTCTGTGAAGTTTACGGCAAAAAATGAACGAAATTCTTATACGCGTTATTCAATCATTAtctattatttaattattgttcgttttttaatttattcgcatcaaaaaaacaaaacagatcTAACAAAATTAGCAGCAACGATTACTGAATGTGCTTCTATTTGGCACATAATCAAGaacgttaaaattttgaacactGCAGTAAAGTATCTCGTCTGTGATTTTCCGCACCTCTTCTAGTTTTGAACTCCCTATTCTCTTTAAACTCTTTGCATGCGTCGCCCcaaggttatttttggttattatgtttgtttgtaCAGACGTAACTTCCGTAACACCAGAGATGggaaaacacttccaacaaaAGCATATATAACCTTTTGACTCGAACTGTATTCAATTCAAACATACAAGCAGACATAATATTCAAAACAAGAGTAATGaaaagtacataataaaacacaCTGGGAAGTTAAAATAATCTCACTTGGAAAAAGTATTCTGGCGAAAGGAACTGCGATCAAtccatttatttattatagaaTTTAAGTCAAGTTTGTCTGACCTACTGACCTGTGACAGTAAATATATGTCATCGCTGGGTTAATCTGCTTAAACCGTGCTTGCACACCGGTGAGACGGCCACGCATGTTAGCTGCGCTATCATATGTTTGCCCTCGACAATTTTTCAAGTCCAGTCCAACTGAAGTAATGCAGCTCTTAATAACGTTAAATAAGGTGAGAGAATCTGTGCTGTCGGTTGCATAAAGCCCTAAAATATGTTCTTGGACACATAAGTTCTCGTCAACATATCGAACGCAGATGGAAACCTGTTCCTGATTTGAAACATCCGTAGTTTCATCTGCAATTATActgaaaaactttgctttattAATATCGGCTACGACACCTCGGATTACTGCCTCTGCTATCATTTgcaacatttcattttgtacaTCATGGCTTATCCATTTCGGTTTTGCTGATCTTTCAAACCAGAGTGACACATCTTCATTATATTTCCTCAGTAATTTAAGCGTTTGCACTAAGTTCGACTTGCTGTCGTCATGTCCTCTCAGAGCTAGACCTTGCTGAGCGAGAAATCTTATACTCTCAAATATTGCCTCAAGTGCAACCCTATTTCGCTTGAGATTTTCTTGTGCTTTTGGATTAACTAAAGCGGCAACGTGACTTTTTCTGGCGTAGTTCAGCTTTGCGTCAAGACAGAGCTTGTAAAGGGAACTCTCGCTGTGTTTCTTGGCGGCACCTTTGATGTGCTTCCAATCTTTGTATCCTGTCAGCCAAACTGGATACTTATGTTTGAAAGTCGAAATAACATCGGgggtcacatgatttgctgaaGAAGCCCAATTACACACTGCACAAATAGCCACGTCTTTTTGTCGATCATATTTTATCAATTCGTGCTGTTCAAGCAATCGTAAAACATATTTCTCTGCAGTGCCCGAAGTTGTTAAAGTTTCCGCTGAAACACTAATATTGAAACTTTCGGAACAAACAGGAATATATGGATCTGAAGTCGAAACGTCTTCTTTCTCATGCGGCAAACTAACTTCGTTGTCGTTTTCCCCTGGTCTATTCTGAGCGAAAAACGACCTAATAGATGTTTGCCTGCCTGACCTTTCTGCATCATTACGTTTAACAGAGCTCATCTTACT
Proteins encoded in this window:
- the LOC143444892 gene encoding zinc finger MYM-type protein 1-like, producing MNMINASKMSSVKRNDAERSGRQTSIRSFFAQNRPGENDNEVSLPHEKEDVSTSDPYIPVCSESFNISVSAETLTTSGTAEKYVLRLLEQHELIKYDRQKDVAICAVCNWASSANHVTPDVISTFKHKYPVWLTGYKDWKHIKGAAKKHSESSLYKLCLDAKLNYARKSHVAALVNPKAQENLKRNRVALEAIFESIRFLAQQGLALRGHDDSKSNLVQTLKLLRKYNEDVSLWFERSAKPKWISHDVQNEMLQMIAEAVIRGVVADINKAKFFSIIADETTDVSNQEQVSICVRYVDENLCVQEHILGLYATDSTDSLTLFNVIKSCITSVGLDLKNCRGQTYDSAANMRGRLTGVQARFKQINPAMTYIYCHRSFESKGYICFCWKCFPISGVTEVTSVQTNIITKNNLGATHAKSLKRIGSSKLEEVRKITDEILYCSVQNFNVLDYVPNRSTFKLKVGRMVEQKTCSQLSIGRRKWQSTKT